One Cellulomonas sp. NS3 genomic region harbors:
- a CDS encoding DUF6223 family protein → MSARTPGTPVRRVRTTTAATSAAVLAGWAAAAPAAALTVAASTPVTGMTPGRLGPTVVAVVALAGVVAGGLALRRGAGGRTGGPGSGRTPALAALALGVVGAGLGAFYAATAEGGLGTGNGLGGAIVGVVLGVVATALGGLALARAGRRSTSA, encoded by the coding sequence ATGAGCGCACGCACACCGGGGACGCCGGTCCGACGCGTCCGCACCACGACCGCCGCCACGTCCGCCGCGGTCCTCGCCGGGTGGGCGGCCGCCGCGCCCGCCGCCGCGCTGACCGTCGCCGCCTCGACGCCCGTCACCGGCATGACCCCGGGGCGCCTGGGACCGACGGTGGTCGCCGTCGTCGCGCTCGCCGGGGTGGTCGCCGGCGGGCTCGCGCTGCGCCGCGGCGCGGGAGGGCGGACCGGCGGGCCGGGGTCCGGCCGGACGCCGGCCCTCGCGGCGCTGGCTCTCGGGGTCGTCGGTGCGGGGCTCGGCGCGTTCTACGCGGCGACCGCCGAGGGCGGGCTCGGCACCGGCAACGGTCTGGGCGGCGCGATCGTCGGCGTGGTGCTCGGGGTGGTCGCGACCGCGCTCGGCGGCCTGGCGCTGGCCCGCGCCGGGAGGCGGAGCACCTCGGCCTGA
- a CDS encoding sensor histidine kinase: MSAGRFGVPPRVRDGVVAVSVAAALVVTGLSGERPSGAAGALGAVLLAAAGLALAVGRRAPVVVLLVTGACAVGYQAAGYDVPAVAFLFAVYAAVRAGHRAVTVAASVAMLAALPLVGLLAGRDLGAALAQGRDALELAWLVAAAAAGEALRQAEHRADEAERTREEVARRRADEERVRIARELHDSLTHQIAIVTVQADVAVHVARRRGEEVPDALLAIQQAGREASRELRATLSALRDDDTAPPRGLDHVPELVDRARGFGLDATLTIDGDGRGVPAAVGRTAYRVVQESLTNVARHSGSATATVRIECRPDRLAITVDDDGRARPGAAPVLGVGLLGMQERVGALGGRLRALPRSEGGFRVRAELPVDTAP; this comes from the coding sequence ATGAGCGCAGGACGGTTCGGCGTCCCCCCGCGCGTCCGCGACGGGGTCGTCGCGGTCAGCGTGGCCGCGGCGCTCGTCGTCACAGGGCTGTCCGGGGAGCGCCCGTCCGGAGCCGCCGGAGCGCTCGGCGCCGTGCTGCTCGCCGCCGCCGGGCTGGCGCTCGCGGTCGGCCGCCGCGCCCCGGTCGTCGTGCTCCTCGTCACCGGTGCGTGCGCCGTCGGGTACCAGGCGGCGGGGTACGACGTGCCCGCGGTCGCCTTCCTGTTCGCGGTCTACGCCGCGGTGCGCGCCGGCCACCGCGCCGTCACGGTCGCCGCGAGCGTCGCGATGCTCGCCGCGCTGCCGCTCGTCGGGCTCCTGGCCGGACGCGACCTGGGTGCGGCGCTCGCGCAGGGGCGTGACGCGCTCGAGCTCGCCTGGCTCGTCGCAGCCGCCGCCGCGGGGGAGGCGCTGCGGCAGGCCGAGCACCGTGCGGACGAGGCCGAGCGCACCCGCGAGGAGGTCGCGCGGCGCCGGGCCGACGAGGAGCGCGTGCGCATCGCCCGCGAGCTGCACGACTCGCTCACGCACCAGATCGCGATCGTCACCGTGCAGGCGGACGTCGCGGTGCACGTCGCCCGGCGGCGCGGGGAGGAGGTGCCGGACGCGCTGCTCGCGATCCAGCAGGCCGGCCGGGAGGCGTCCCGCGAGCTGCGCGCGACGCTGTCCGCGCTGCGCGACGACGACACCGCCCCGCCGCGCGGGCTCGACCACGTCCCCGAGCTCGTCGACCGGGCTCGCGGCTTTGGGCTCGACGCGACCCTCACCATCGACGGCGACGGCCGCGGCGTCCCCGCAGCGGTCGGCCGGACCGCCTACCGGGTCGTGCAGGAGTCGCTCACGAACGTCGCCCGGCACTCCGGCTCCGCGACCGCGACGGTCCGGATCGAGTGCCGCCCCGACCGGCTCGCGATCACGGTGGACGACGACGGCCGCGCCCGGCCCGGTGCGGCCCCGGTGCTCGGAGTCGGGCTGCTCGGGATGCAGGAGCGGGTCGGCGCGCTCGGCGGCCGGCTGCGCGCGCTGCCCCGCAGCGAGGGTGGCTTCCGGGTGCGGGCCGAGCTGCCCGTGGACACCGCGCCGTGA
- a CDS encoding response regulator: MIRVLLVDDQPLLRSAFRALLDLEDDLEVVAEAGDGAQAVALAREHLPDVALVDIQMPGVDGIEATRRIAADPALAGVHVVILTSYGFDEYVLDALRAGAAGFLVKDVVPEDLLHAVRVAARGDALLAPAITRRLIDRYVRGPAPGRASAGAAALTSLTEREREAVALVAHGLSNDEVAAHMVISPLTAKTHVNRAMTKLHARDRGQLVVLAYESGLVVPGGSP, from the coding sequence GTGATCCGGGTCCTGCTCGTCGACGACCAGCCGCTCCTGCGCAGCGCCTTCCGCGCGCTGCTCGACCTGGAGGACGACCTCGAGGTCGTCGCCGAGGCGGGCGACGGCGCGCAGGCCGTCGCGCTCGCCCGCGAGCACCTGCCGGACGTCGCGCTCGTCGACATCCAGATGCCGGGGGTCGACGGGATCGAGGCGACCCGCCGCATCGCGGCCGACCCCGCGCTCGCCGGCGTGCACGTCGTGATCCTCACGAGCTACGGCTTCGACGAGTACGTGCTCGACGCGCTGCGCGCCGGTGCGGCCGGATTCCTGGTCAAGGACGTCGTCCCCGAGGACCTGCTGCACGCGGTGCGCGTCGCGGCCCGCGGCGACGCGCTGCTGGCACCGGCCATCACGCGCCGGCTCATCGACCGGTACGTTCGCGGGCCGGCACCCGGGCGGGCCTCCGCCGGGGCGGCGGCGCTGACCTCGCTCACCGAGCGGGAGCGGGAGGCCGTCGCGCTCGTCGCGCACGGGCTCTCGAACGACGAGGTCGCGGCGCACATGGTCATCAGCCCGCTGACCGCGAAGACGCACGTCAACCGCGCTATGACGAAGCTGCACGCGCGCGACCGGGGGCAGCTCGTGGTGCTCGCCTACGAGTCGGGGCTCGTGGTGCCGGGCGGCTCACCCTGA
- a CDS encoding polysaccharide deacetylase family protein, with translation MRPDPSTPDGPTRRLVESTGVPGPTVALTFDDGPHPVSTPALLDALARHGVRAVFCLWGDHVREHPELVRRVVAEGHVLGNHSTHHDDLSTWDPERVRADLRETAAAIEAAAPGVPVPYFRAPFGAWGATPGVAAGLGMQPLGWSLAVGDWDPPPPADELLRRLEQGLTPGGVVLLHDGGGDRSATVEAVDRLVPRLLARGWTFTLPARRG, from the coding sequence ATGCGTCCTGACCCGAGCACCCCGGACGGCCCGACGCGGCGCCTCGTCGAGAGCACCGGCGTCCCCGGCCCGACCGTCGCCCTGACGTTCGACGACGGCCCCCACCCCGTGAGCACCCCGGCGCTGCTCGACGCGCTCGCCCGGCACGGCGTCCGCGCGGTGTTCTGCCTGTGGGGCGACCACGTCCGCGAGCACCCCGAGCTGGTCCGCCGGGTCGTCGCCGAGGGGCACGTGCTCGGCAACCACTCGACGCACCACGACGACCTGAGCACCTGGGACCCGGAGCGTGTGCGCGCCGACCTGCGCGAGACCGCCGCCGCGATCGAGGCAGCCGCGCCCGGGGTGCCCGTCCCGTACTTCCGGGCGCCGTTCGGCGCGTGGGGCGCGACGCCGGGCGTGGCTGCCGGGCTCGGGATGCAGCCGCTCGGGTGGAGCCTCGCGGTCGGCGACTGGGACCCGCCGCCACCTGCCGACGAGCTCCTGCGCCGGCTCGAGCAGGGCCTGACACCCGGCGGGGTGGTCCTGCTGCACGACGGCGGCGGGGACCGCAGCGCGACCGTCGAGGCGGTGGACCGGCTGGTCCCGCGTCTGCTGGCCCGGGGGTGGACGTTCACGCTGCCCGCGCGGCGGGGCTGA
- a CDS encoding DinB family protein, whose product MEDATRSGDLSGTRFVGADLRGARFVESDLTGVVMRGVEVRGLEIDAPWLADGDAGLLVNGVDVTPFVEAELDRRFPGRSQRYARDPDGLRAAWAALERTWAATLARVDAMPDGTTDVQVDGEWSFAQTLRHLVLATDVWLRRAVLGIEQPFHPLGQADSGAASSGIDVTVLTTATPTYAEVLEARADRVAMVRDHLATVTVDDLTVPRANPWSPEHPETTLSCLHTILEEEWEHHRFAVRDLDSIEVASRG is encoded by the coding sequence GTGGAGGACGCGACCCGGTCCGGTGACCTGAGCGGCACGCGGTTCGTCGGCGCGGACCTGCGCGGCGCGCGGTTCGTCGAGTCCGACCTGACCGGTGTCGTCATGCGCGGCGTGGAGGTGCGAGGGCTCGAGATCGACGCCCCGTGGCTCGCCGACGGCGACGCCGGGCTGCTCGTCAACGGGGTCGACGTGACGCCGTTCGTCGAGGCGGAGCTCGACCGCCGGTTCCCGGGGCGCAGCCAGCGGTACGCGCGGGACCCCGACGGGCTCCGGGCGGCCTGGGCGGCGCTCGAGCGCACGTGGGCCGCGACGCTCGCCCGCGTCGACGCGATGCCGGACGGCACCACGGACGTGCAGGTCGACGGCGAGTGGTCGTTCGCGCAGACGCTGCGGCACCTGGTCCTGGCGACCGACGTGTGGCTGCGCCGGGCGGTCCTCGGCATCGAGCAGCCGTTCCACCCGCTGGGCCAGGCGGACTCGGGCGCCGCCTCGTCGGGCATCGACGTGACGGTGCTCACGACCGCCACGCCGACGTACGCGGAGGTGCTCGAGGCCCGCGCGGACCGCGTCGCGATGGTGCGTGACCACCTCGCGACCGTCACCGTCGACGACCTCACGGTCCCGCGCGCGAACCCGTGGTCGCCCGAGCACCCCGAGACGACCCTCTCGTGCCTGCACACGATCCTCGAGGAGGAGTGGGAGCACCACCGCTTCGCCGTGCGGGACCTCGACAGCATCGAGGTCGCGTCGCGCGGGTGA
- a CDS encoding esterase/lipase family protein → MPYEGDGRLPIIYVRGFAGGGAGIDTAVDDPFYGFNEGSVQVRVDGADRPAFHQFESPLLRLMTDHGYRLLVHGNQEAYLRQQPPGAVPSATVWVHRFYDEFASTLTHDPAGFSLERAAQSLLDLVLLVRRTTGAPRVFLVAHSMGGLIVRSLLQRVVPDDERFGGTLDAATALVDRVFTYASPHGGIEFVGFGLLEKVRDLTGVLGADIFGPDRMFEYLTPERVPGTADREAFRPAAVPQGGFPVDRMFCLVGTNSADYTTALGLSTRAVGPRSDGLVQVDNAYVEGAPRSLVHRSHSGRYGIVNSEEGYQNLRRFLFGDLAVTARLVGLRLPGNDTDDTSWQLETALSIRGLPVVLHQQSAAHLCPVQIERRTARDGVDTPVPLVTTFLSSTATRPTDERTGDTVASMRHVLRLRLVSLRERDGLLSFLDHLEQTADWSDTLVVDIGPDAGGRYGTWATWSSQIPGALRDWDPTASDPLTDLDERPGSWRVRVPVPEGSRELLGPDAAVEIVVAPRSTLDRAPEGAAVGAVAAAAAG, encoded by the coding sequence ATGCCGTACGAGGGCGACGGCCGTCTGCCGATCATCTACGTCCGAGGTTTCGCCGGGGGCGGTGCCGGCATCGACACCGCGGTCGACGACCCGTTCTACGGCTTCAACGAGGGGTCGGTGCAGGTCCGGGTCGACGGCGCCGACCGCCCCGCGTTCCACCAGTTCGAGAGCCCGCTGCTGCGGCTCATGACCGACCACGGGTACCGGCTGCTCGTGCACGGCAACCAGGAGGCGTACCTGCGGCAGCAGCCGCCCGGCGCGGTGCCGTCCGCGACGGTGTGGGTGCACCGCTTCTACGACGAGTTCGCCTCGACGCTGACACACGACCCTGCGGGGTTCTCGCTCGAGCGCGCCGCGCAGAGCCTGCTCGACCTCGTGCTGCTCGTGCGCCGCACCACGGGTGCGCCGCGGGTGTTCCTCGTCGCGCACTCCATGGGCGGGCTGATCGTGCGCTCGCTCCTGCAGCGTGTGGTGCCCGACGACGAGCGGTTCGGCGGCACGCTCGACGCGGCCACGGCGCTCGTCGACCGCGTGTTCACCTACGCGAGCCCGCACGGCGGCATCGAGTTCGTCGGCTTCGGGCTGCTCGAGAAGGTCCGCGACCTCACGGGCGTGCTCGGCGCCGACATCTTCGGGCCCGACCGGATGTTCGAGTACCTGACGCCGGAGCGCGTGCCCGGCACCGCCGACCGCGAGGCGTTCCGGCCCGCCGCGGTGCCGCAGGGCGGGTTCCCCGTCGACCGGATGTTCTGCCTGGTCGGCACGAACTCGGCGGACTACACCACGGCGCTGGGGCTCTCGACGCGCGCCGTCGGGCCGCGCAGCGACGGGCTCGTGCAGGTCGACAACGCCTACGTCGAGGGAGCTCCGCGCTCGCTCGTGCACCGCAGCCACAGCGGCCGGTACGGGATCGTGAACTCCGAGGAGGGCTACCAGAACCTGCGCCGCTTCCTGTTCGGCGACCTGGCCGTGACCGCGCGCCTCGTCGGGCTCCGCCTGCCCGGCAACGACACCGACGACACGTCCTGGCAGCTCGAGACGGCGCTGTCGATCCGCGGGCTGCCGGTGGTGCTGCACCAGCAGAGCGCCGCGCACCTGTGCCCGGTCCAGATCGAGCGGCGCACGGCGCGTGACGGCGTCGACACCCCCGTCCCGCTCGTCACCACGTTCCTGTCGAGCACAGCGACCCGGCCGACCGACGAGCGCACCGGGGACACGGTGGCGTCGATGCGGCACGTGCTGCGCCTCCGGCTGGTGTCGCTGCGCGAGCGCGACGGGCTGCTGTCGTTCCTCGACCACCTCGAGCAGACCGCCGACTGGTCGGACACGCTCGTGGTCGACATCGGCCCGGACGCCGGCGGGCGGTACGGGACGTGGGCGACGTGGAGCTCGCAGATCCCGGGCGCGCTGCGCGACTGGGACCCCACGGCGTCGGACCCTCTCACCGACCTCGACGAGCGGCCGGGGAGCTGGCGCGTGCGGGTGCCGGTGCCCGAGGGCTCACGCGAGCTGCTCGGGCCGGACGCGGCGGTCGAGATCGTCGTCGCGCCGCGGTCGACGCTCGACCGGGCGCCGGAGGGTGCGGCCGTGGGCGCGGTTGCGGCAGCGGCTGCCGGCTGA
- a CDS encoding AAA family ATPase: protein MLIAMAGLPGTGKSVVVEAVARHQLALGRTVVVDAVNAVDEARGQWRDLARAAGVPLHFVEVVCSDAALHRQRLEGRRRDIEGFAEPTWGSVQRVRAEFAPWADAALQVDSVRPLDEVVATVLAHVRPGERSPVRA from the coding sequence GTGCTGATCGCCATGGCAGGACTCCCGGGCACGGGCAAGAGCGTCGTCGTCGAGGCGGTCGCGCGGCACCAGCTCGCGCTGGGCCGCACCGTGGTCGTGGACGCCGTCAACGCCGTCGACGAGGCGCGCGGGCAGTGGCGGGACCTCGCCCGGGCCGCGGGCGTGCCGCTGCACTTCGTCGAGGTGGTCTGCTCGGACGCCGCGCTGCACCGGCAGCGGCTCGAGGGGCGCCGCCGCGACATCGAGGGCTTCGCCGAACCGACCTGGGGGTCGGTGCAGCGGGTCCGCGCCGAGTTCGCGCCGTGGGCCGACGCGGCGCTGCAGGTCGACTCGGTGCGGCCGCTCGACGAGGTCGTGGCGACCGTCCTCGCGCACGTGCGGCCGGGGGAGCGGAGCCCCGTGAGGGCCTGA
- a CDS encoding DapH/DapD/GlmU-related protein, whose translation MELAEFLDHVGRRATIEGGSEAHRFLHSAAQDALRVTAELNGGYRTPEEVRALLARLTGRPVDESVALFPPFSCEFGKNLVLGTGVFINMGCRFQDAGGITIGDGTLIGHGSTIVTLNHAADPDRRADMEPAPVVLGRKVWLGAGVTVVPGVTIGDEAIVGAGAVVTKDVPADTVVAGVPARVIRETGFTA comes from the coding sequence ATGGAGCTGGCGGAGTTTCTCGACCACGTCGGGCGCAGGGCGACCATCGAGGGCGGGTCGGAGGCGCACCGGTTCCTGCACAGCGCGGCGCAGGACGCGCTGCGGGTCACCGCGGAGCTCAACGGCGGCTACCGGACGCCCGAGGAGGTGCGGGCGCTGCTCGCGCGGCTCACCGGCAGGCCGGTCGACGAGTCGGTCGCGCTCTTCCCGCCGTTCTCGTGCGAGTTCGGCAAGAACCTCGTGCTGGGCACGGGTGTCTTCATCAACATGGGCTGCCGCTTCCAGGACGCCGGCGGCATCACCATCGGGGACGGCACGCTCATCGGGCACGGCAGCACCATCGTGACGCTGAACCACGCGGCCGACCCGGACCGCCGCGCCGACATGGAGCCGGCGCCCGTCGTCCTCGGCCGGAAGGTGTGGCTCGGCGCGGGCGTGACGGTCGTCCCGGGCGTGACGATCGGGGACGAGGCGATCGTCGGCGCCGGGGCGGTCGTGACCAAGGACGTGCCGGCGGACACGGTCGTCGCCGGGGTGCCGGCCCGCGTGATCCGCGAGACGGGGTTCACCGCCTGA
- a CDS encoding DinB family protein yields MTLDRVTTSLHDELRWIRASLLGTLEGLSEHDVRRPLTETGTNLLGLVKHLTLTEARYLGEVVGRPFPEPLPRWDDSAANRAHFWVTEHETRAEVLDRYARACRHADATIDALPLDAPGHVPWWPRPHVRLVDVVVHVLVETSRHTGHADILREGLDGVVGTGSAAGSPVDDATREARARYRAQVEAAARAAAGTA; encoded by the coding sequence ATGACCCTGGACCGCGTGACCACGTCCCTGCACGACGAGCTCCGCTGGATCCGGGCGTCCCTGCTCGGCACGCTCGAGGGATTGTCGGAGCACGACGTGCGCCGTCCTCTGACCGAGACCGGCACCAACCTGCTGGGCCTCGTGAAGCACCTGACGCTCACGGAGGCCCGGTACCTCGGGGAGGTCGTCGGCCGCCCCTTCCCCGAGCCGCTCCCCCGGTGGGACGACTCCGCGGCGAACCGCGCCCACTTCTGGGTCACCGAGCACGAGACCCGCGCGGAGGTCCTGGACCGCTACGCCCGGGCCTGCCGGCACGCGGACGCGACGATCGACGCGCTGCCGCTCGACGCCCCCGGGCACGTGCCGTGGTGGCCGCGGCCCCACGTGCGGCTCGTCGACGTGGTCGTGCACGTGCTGGTCGAGACGAGCCGCCACACGGGCCACGCCGACATCCTCCGCGAAGGGCTCGACGGCGTCGTCGGCACCGGGTCTGCGGCGGGCAGCCCGGTGGACGACGCCACCCGGGAGGCCCGGGCGCGCTACCGGGCGCAGGTCGAGGCCGCGGCGCGGGCCGCCGCCGGCACGGCGTGA
- a CDS encoding NAD(+)--rifampin ADP-ribosyltransferase gives MSEQPVTRTPVTYHSCDHVTGPFFHGTRSVLAPGAELVPGHGSNYQQGRVSRHLYFSALVETAVWGAELATALAADAGPGTDGREDGRGGAEPGGGSRASGERAGGGRGHVYVVEPLGPFEDDPNVTDKRFPGNPTQSYRTRDPLRVVAELEEWEGHAPEVLQSMLDGLARLRQEGLDVIED, from the coding sequence ATGAGCGAGCAGCCCGTCACCCGCACGCCGGTCACCTACCACTCCTGCGACCACGTCACAGGACCGTTCTTCCACGGCACCCGGTCCGTGCTCGCGCCCGGTGCCGAGCTCGTCCCGGGCCACGGCTCGAACTACCAGCAGGGGCGGGTGTCCCGGCACCTCTACTTCAGCGCGCTCGTCGAGACCGCGGTGTGGGGTGCGGAGCTCGCGACGGCGCTCGCTGCGGACGCCGGTCCAGGCACGGACGGTCGGGAGGATGGTCGGGGCGGCGCCGAGCCCGGCGGCGGCTCTCGCGCGAGCGGCGAGCGGGCGGGCGGCGGACGCGGCCACGTCTACGTCGTCGAGCCCCTCGGCCCGTTCGAGGACGACCCGAACGTCACGGACAAGCGGTTCCCCGGCAACCCCACGCAGTCCTACCGGACCCGCGACCCGCTCCGTGTCGTCGCCGAGCTCGAGGAGTGGGAGGGGCACGCGCCCGAGGTCCTGCAGTCCATGCTCGACGGCCTCGCGCGGCTGCGCCAGGAAGGGCTCGACGTCATCGAGGACTGA
- a CDS encoding DUF2332 domain-containing protein, whose protein sequence is MDPSIHRGTAAVSEAYRAFGEREARGVSRTYATWAAGVSEDAVVADLLATLPPGKRQPNLVFAAARWHGADGSYDELRSTLLGRWPQVRSTVLARATQTNEAGRCAVLLPFLAALPQPLALLEVGASTGLCLLPDRYSYRYDDGTRLDPADGPADVVLPCSLRPGVRAPGRLPDVAWRAGIDLAPVDVSDDDACAWLETLVWPEHAERRTRLRAALGIARRDPPRVVPGDLLDVLPALAAEAPGGATLVVLHSAVLAYLDAAARSAFVAAVASLPGHWISNEGAQVLPATAGLSPAAGGRHFVVAVDGEPRALADPHGGALTGIGG, encoded by the coding sequence ATGGACCCGAGCATCCACCGGGGGACCGCCGCCGTCAGCGAGGCCTACCGGGCGTTCGGCGAACGGGAGGCACGAGGCGTCTCCCGGACCTACGCGACCTGGGCGGCGGGCGTCAGTGAGGACGCCGTCGTCGCCGACCTCCTCGCGACGCTCCCGCCCGGCAAGCGGCAGCCGAACCTCGTCTTCGCCGCGGCGCGGTGGCACGGCGCCGACGGCTCGTACGACGAGCTGCGCTCGACCCTGCTGGGCCGGTGGCCGCAGGTCCGCTCGACGGTCCTCGCGCGGGCGACGCAGACCAACGAGGCCGGACGGTGCGCCGTCCTGCTGCCGTTCCTCGCCGCGCTGCCGCAGCCGCTGGCCCTGCTCGAGGTCGGGGCGTCCACGGGCCTGTGCCTGCTGCCGGACCGCTACTCCTACCGCTACGACGACGGGACACGGCTCGACCCCGCCGACGGCCCGGCCGACGTGGTCCTGCCCTGCTCCCTCCGCCCCGGGGTCCGCGCACCCGGCCGCCTGCCCGACGTCGCGTGGCGCGCCGGCATCGACCTCGCCCCGGTGGACGTGTCCGACGACGACGCGTGCGCCTGGCTCGAGACGCTCGTCTGGCCCGAGCACGCCGAGCGGCGCACCCGGCTGCGCGCGGCGCTGGGGATCGCCCGCCGCGACCCGCCGCGCGTCGTGCCGGGCGACCTGCTCGACGTGCTGCCGGCGCTCGCGGCCGAGGCGCCCGGCGGGGCGACGCTCGTCGTCCTGCACAGCGCCGTGCTGGCCTACCTCGACGCCGCGGCACGGTCCGCGTTCGTCGCGGCGGTCGCCTCGCTGCCCGGGCACTGGATCAGCAACGAGGGCGCGCAGGTCCTCCCGGCGACCGCGGGGCTCAGCCCCGCAGCGGGCGGCCGGCACTTCGTCGTCGCGGTCGACGGGGAGCCGCGCGCGCTCGCCGACCCGCACGGGGGTGCGCTCACGGGGATCGGCGGGTGA
- the yiaA gene encoding inner membrane protein YiaA, giving the protein MSQHPVPARPTAAFVGASWVALAIALTAFGVGLWNATMELSEKGFYGTLLLLGLFSAIALQKSVRDRAEGVPVTSIFLGLSWSMVVVSLVLMATGLSNAALELSEKGFYGLAYTMAMFSVVAVQKNVRDLAAAGPAVPQQPADPEVQPTAWQ; this is encoded by the coding sequence ATGTCGCAGCACCCCGTCCCCGCCCGACCGACCGCCGCGTTCGTGGGGGCGTCCTGGGTGGCGCTGGCCATCGCCCTCACCGCGTTCGGGGTCGGCCTGTGGAACGCGACGATGGAGCTCTCGGAGAAGGGGTTCTACGGGACGCTGCTCCTGCTCGGCCTGTTCTCGGCGATCGCGCTCCAGAAGTCCGTCCGTGACCGCGCCGAGGGTGTGCCGGTCACGTCGATCTTCCTCGGGCTGTCGTGGAGCATGGTCGTCGTCTCCCTCGTGCTCATGGCGACGGGGCTGAGCAACGCCGCGCTGGAGCTGTCCGAGAAGGGCTTCTACGGCCTCGCCTACACGATGGCCATGTTCTCCGTGGTCGCCGTGCAGAAGAACGTGCGCGACCTCGCCGCCGCCGGGCCCGCCGTCCCGCAGCAGCCCGCCGACCCGGAGGTCCAGCCGACCGCCTGGCAGTGA
- a CDS encoding MerR family transcriptional regulator: protein MPDDLLSIGALARAAGLPVTALRFYDTAGVLRPAHVDPVTGYRWYTPAQVRTARLVASLRQAGMPVADLAEVLAAPGRAHAVLARHRRRLEEDLVAARAHLDAAGSLLPEPARSTVVTADLLAAVGAVRHAVGAHPAWPGLAGVLLHLAGARLRLVGCDGSRLAVATVPVRQPSGPPVRVVAPLALLDAIPPTTAPDAGPVVLGAGALEVLGVAGEPLDAPYPDEERLVLPSGSPGVTVASGELVETAARADDVVVVRLDGGRVALAPPGARDMLGFSRNFLLDAVRAARAEHVALAIDERSALRVSPADRPHDLGLVMPIRLRR from the coding sequence GTGCCCGACGACCTGCTCAGCATCGGCGCCCTCGCGCGGGCCGCCGGCCTGCCCGTGACCGCGCTGCGCTTCTACGACACGGCCGGCGTGCTCCGCCCGGCCCACGTGGACCCCGTGACCGGCTACCGCTGGTACACGCCGGCGCAGGTCCGCACGGCCCGGCTGGTGGCGAGCCTGCGCCAGGCCGGGATGCCGGTGGCGGACCTGGCGGAGGTCCTCGCCGCGCCCGGCCGGGCCCACGCCGTGCTGGCGCGGCACCGCCGCCGGCTCGAGGAGGACCTGGTCGCGGCCCGGGCCCACCTCGACGCGGCCGGGAGCCTGCTCCCCGAGCCTGCGCGCAGCACGGTCGTCACCGCGGACCTCCTCGCCGCGGTCGGCGCCGTCCGCCACGCGGTCGGGGCGCACCCCGCGTGGCCGGGGCTCGCCGGCGTCCTGCTCCACCTCGCGGGTGCCAGGCTCCGCCTCGTCGGCTGCGACGGCTCCCGCCTGGCTGTCGCGACGGTGCCCGTGCGGCAGCCCTCGGGCCCGCCCGTGCGCGTCGTCGCGCCGCTCGCCCTGCTCGACGCGATCCCGCCGACCACCGCTCCCGACGCGGGTCCGGTGGTCCTCGGGGCCGGCGCTCTCGAGGTCCTCGGGGTCGCGGGCGAGCCGCTCGACGCGCCGTACCCCGACGAGGAGCGGCTCGTGCTGCCGAGCGGGTCACCCGGCGTGACGGTCGCGTCCGGCGAGCTCGTCGAGACGGCCGCGCGGGCGGACGACGTCGTCGTCGTGCGGCTCGACGGCGGCCGGGTCGCGCTCGCGCCGCCCGGCGCGCGGGACATGCTCGGCTTCTCCCGGAACTTCCTGCTCGACGCCGTCCGGGCGGCGCGCGCCGAGCACGTCGCCCTGGCGATCGACGAGCGGTCCGCGCTCCGCGTCTCCCCGGCCGACCGGCCGCACGACCTCGGCCTGGTCATGCCGATCCGGCTGCGTCGCTGA